In Planktothrix sp. FACHB-1365, the genomic stretch TGGGCGGGTAAATTTGGCCATACAAACTGAGACTGTGAATCGTCAGGCCATAAGCAGCCAAAACCCCAAAAATATCACTCAGTAAAAACGACTGATTCCGATAGGCAAAATGCAACGCACTTTTATTGCCATCAGGCTGAATTTCAATTACCGCTTGTTTCGTTTTATAAACTTGATAGGCGAGTTTCAAGTTTTGCAATTGAATTTCACTACTGACAAATTGCTCATAAAACTGTGGAAACGCCCGGTTGAAGCGTTTTAGGAGTTCCAAAGTTGAAGGTTTTAAGCCAGGAGCCATAATTCAGGTGAAGGTACGGGAGATATACTATCTAGTACAGTGATTCATCATCTATTACCATAACCACGCCTGCATGGGTTTTTGGAAAAACTTGTTTAGCAGTTCGGATTCCTCTTCCTCATTCTCCCAGATAGCGGAGTATGAGGCATACGAGGTTGGAGGCGAGGAGTCAGTATTTCTCAACTCTCGCCCATCATCGAATAATAATGGTCGCATTTTTTTTAGCACCGATCGGGACATTGATTTATATGAGTTGGAAGAACTTTGCAGTGCTGTCGGTTGGTCTCGGCGGCCCCTGCGTAAAGTCAAAAAAGCCATTCAGTATAGTTTCCTTGTCGTTTCCATGTGGCAAATTCGGGGCAACCAGCGACGGCTGATTGGTTTTGCTAGAGCTACATCCGATCATGCGTTTAATGCGACTCTCTGGGATGTGGTCGTTCACCCAGATTTCCAAAGTAAAGGTCTGGGTAAAGCCTTGATGAAATTTATCATCAAGAAACTCCGTAGCGATGATATCAGCAACATTACTCTATTTGCTGACCCTCATGTTGTGGATTTTTACCGAAATTTGGGTTTTATATCCGATCCAGAGGGGATTAAAGGAATGTTCTGGTATCCAGATTAGGCTGAGGGTGTTAGGTGTTAGGTGTCAGGTGTCAGGTCTCAGGTGTTAGGGAAGAAGTGTTGGGATGGGAAAAACAGCTTAAACCCGAAACCTGAAACCCGAAACCTGAAACCCAGCTTTATGATCAATTTTGCAATTTTTAATCCCATCCGTGCAAATTTAGGTTATACTAGGATAAAGATTTAACGGGATGTAGCGCAGCTTGGTAGCGCGCCTGCTTTGGGAGCAGGATGCCGCAGGTTCAAATCCTGTCATCCCGATTCGACCACGACACCTTTAATCAAAGCAGTTACACCACCAAGCTGCGCTACATCCCGTTGCTTGTATCTAGTGTTTCTACCTTAAGGATACAAGATAGAAACAAGATAGGCAATGTTTAGCTCTCTCTGGAGTAAGGTCTCAAGCTCAAATCTCTATCACATCAATTCACAATTGTCAAATCCCATCAATATTATTCTGGGGTACAATCCATTGAGACTCCCTAGATTTGAGTTTTGTCTGTTTTAATAATTTGGCGATCGCTGCGACTAATTTATCCGGTTCAACGGGTTTAGATAAGTGCATTTGAAATCCAGCCGTCAAAGCTTTTTTCTGATTGGTTTCGCCCGCATAAGCGGTTAAGGCAATCGCGGGAATTTTCCCCCCTTTTTCTAAAGGTTTGCTTCTAATTTCACTCATCAACATATAGCCATTCACGTCTGGCATTCCAATATCACAAATCATCACATCAGGTAAGGATTCATTTAATAACAATAAAGCCTCTTGAGCCGAAGCCGCTAACTGCACAGAAGCCCCCGCTTCTTCCAAGAAAAATGCGACTAACTCCCGCATATCGGCTTCATCATCAATAGCCAGAATTTTAATCCCGGTTAAATCAATAACATCTAAGATTAATTCCCCATCAAAATCCGTCTCCTCCCCCTCCATCATTAAAGGTAATCTCACCGTAAACGTAGCCCCCTGTCCGTCCCCTGGACTTTCAGCCCAAACCATTCCCCCATGTAACTCTGTTAAATACCGAACAATGGCTAACCCCAATCCCAACCCCCCAAACTGCCGAGTAGTGGTACTATCCGCTTGCCGAAAATAATCAAAAACATGGGGTAGAAAATCCGGTGTAATTCCTTGACCCGTATCCTGAACCCTAACTTGACCCTGGTTATTCACCGTTTCTAAATAGATATCAACCCGACCCCCCGGATCGGTGAATTTAACCGCATTAGAAACCAGATTCCAAATAATTTGTTGTAAACGACCTAAATCCCCTAACACTGGGCGTACATTCGGTTCTAGGTGGGTATAAAGCCCAATTTCCTTGGCATCGGCCGCTAATTGTACCGTCTCTAATGCCGCATGAATCGCATTGTCCAAATGTACCGGAAATGTGCTTAACGCTAACTTTCCCCGTAAAATCCGAGACACATCCAACAAATCCTCAATCAGTTGCGCCTGTAACTTAGCATTGCGTTCAATAATTTCTAAAGCACGATGGGTTGTTTCCTCATTAATCTTACCCGTCCGCAATAAACTCGCCCATCCTAAAATGGGATTCAACGGCGATCGCAACTCATGGGACAAAACCGCCAAAAACTCATCCTTAATCCGATTTGCGGCCTCTGCTTCTTCCCGCACTGTTCGTTCTCGCTTCAGAAGTTCTTCCCGTTCAATTTCGGTTTGTTTGAGTTCAGTCAAATCCAAGACAAAACAAAGCCAAGTCAGGGGATTTTCTTCTAATAAAGTTGCCCCGATTAAAATGGGAACCCGACTTCCCGACGAGTGAATATATTCCTTTTCAAAGGGAGGACATTTTCCGGTATTGCGGAGTTCTTCTAACCCTTGTTCATCCACATCAAGATATTCAGGTGGTGTTAAATTGAGCCAACTAATTTCACCCGCTATTAATTGTTCACGGGTATAACCCACCATCTGTAAAAATACATCATTGGCTTCCACAATCTTATCTAAATTGCAAACAATCACCCCAATAATATTGGCATCAACTAAACGCTTAAACTTAGCTTCACTGACTCGCAAAGCATCTTCCAGGCGTTTGCGTTCGGTAATATCAAAGGACATTCCCCCCAGCAAACGACGACCCGCAGCATCGGTGATGGGAAATTTAAACGACATCCCATAGAACTCAACCCCATTACGGGTGATACATTCCAAGAATTCCGCCGCTTGAGCGGAACTCAGAACGGCTTGATCATGTTGTTGAAACTGGGATGCTATTTCTGGGAATAACTCAAAATCCGTCTTGCCAATAATATTCTCCAGGGAAGTATCGACTAATTGGGTCGCCACCCAATTCGCATAAATATAACGACCTTGTTCATCCTTGATATAAGCGATGGCTGGAATATGTCGCATGAACCCTTCAAACAAAATTTGGCTTTCTTTTAAGTCTTGTTCAACCCGTTTCCCTTGGGTAATATTCTGAAAAATAGCAACGGCTGCGACAATATCTCCTTGTTGATCTCGAATGGGAGCAGAATTTACGGAAATAAAGACTTGATTTCCATCAGTTCGTTCTAAGCGAATTTCCTCGGCGGTGACAATTTCTCCCGTTGAGAGCGATCGCATTAAGGGCCATTCATCGGGCGCGTACCGTTGACCATTTGCCCGAAAACCCTCGAAATCTACAATTTGATCATATTCTTCAAGTTTGGATTCTGTCTCGTAGGAATAGCCAATAATTTGACTCACCTGTTTATTCGCTAAAATTAGTTGACCAGATTTTCCATCCGCTAGTAATACCCCCGCAGGCATTTGTTGTAATACGGCTTCAAGTCGGGCGCGTTCGGTTTCTAATTGTTGTAAAAGGTTTTTCCGTTGTGTATCATTTTCCTGAGAAGGGGTATTAACAAGTTCTAAAGTTGTTTCCGTTACTGTTGTAAAAATACCACCAATACTTCCCGTTTCCGTCCAAATCGGACTAGAAGTGAAGGAGAAATAACAGGTTTTAACATCCCCATCTTGTTCAATTTGTAGCGGTTGGTTAAAGATTTGGGTAGTTTCTCCGGTTGTGAATACGGTCTGAAGACAGGGGTAAATATAGTTCCACAATTCCCCCTCAACTTCAGAAGCTGGTTGTCCTAAACTTAGTTTCGGATCGAGAATTTTCCATAATAAACAATAGGCATCATTATACAGTTGAATAAAGTTTTCACCCCAAAACACAATCATGGGTAAAGGAGATGTCAAACTAATATTCAGGGCTGTGCGTAAACTCTGTGGCCAAGTCGAGATACTGCCGAGAGAGGTTACATTCCAATCAATAGCAGATAATAGCTTACCGATTTCACCACCTTTGGCCAAGATATCTTCAAATTGAGATATCTTTCCCCCTTGATTCACGATTGTTACTCCTGTAGTTTTGGGTTTCCGATATTAGGTGTTAGGTTTGGCGTTTTGATTCAGGTTGTAGTCGTAGGGGCGGGTTGATTAAGGTATAGTTGGTTCAGCAGGGACTCATAGAACTTGCCTGTATCAGTTAAGAGTTAAATAATTAATATATCACAATTTGCCTATTATATTATTAACTTTTTTTGTAGCGTGGTTTACAATCAAACCGTAATTAAGCTTAAAACATTGCTGTTTATTTTTGTTTTCGGAGATCGATATACCAGAGATAAATCCGATCTTTAAAATAAACGTTATCCCATAAATCATGATAGCTTTGGCTATCGAAAAATTGTTAATAAACTTATTTAATAATATCCCCAATTGTAGGGTGTGTAAGCGCAGCGCACGCACCATTTATACAGCATTAATTAAACCTTTTCTGTTAGTAAATTCATCCTATTTTAGACGTTAAGTAACAATTTGATTTTAACATTATTTCTAAATCCCTCGTTCCCTCGTTTCTAGGTTCTACCTAGAAATGTCAAAAGGTGGCTCTGCCACCAATAAATAATAGAGGCGGAGCCTCTATCATAGCATTCCCAGGCTGGAGCCTGGGAGCGAGGGAAAAGCGAAGACTGCGATTGAGTTAGGGTTGTTGGGTGACTTGTGCAGATTGATGAGTTTGTAGACAGAGGTTTATGTTATTATTAAAATAGGTCAACGTATCGGATGACAATATCATGAATATTAATTTCCGACGATATCGTGAACAACAGGGCATGAGCCAAGAAGAAGTTGCTAGTCGGCTCGGAATTTCTGTTGATAATGTTAGGCTGGGCGAGAAGTTTCCGGCAAAAGTTTCAATGGGGCTGGCCATGAAATGGTTACAAGTTTTAGGGGTTGATCTCGCAACCGCGATGTCAGAAGAAACGCCACCCCTCCCAGGAATTGAACCGGGTTTTCCTTATGCTGAACTTTATCGGAGGCTAAATTTACTGAATCAGTATATCTATGAAACTCCACCTTTGGATGAATTTGAATTTCCAACGAATCCGAAGCTACCTCTACCTAATGATGTTTTAACACAAATTCAGGACTATTATCAAAAACCTAATGTTGTTTTAACCGGAGGATTTGATACGGGAAAATCCCATCTAGCAAATAGTCTTTTAGGAAGTAAAAATTTACCTGAAAGCTATCAGCCTGCTACAAAACTGATTACAATAATTCGTCATCTTGGGAATCGTCCCCATTGGTTTAATTCCGATGTTTGGATTATTGATGAGGATTTTTGGCTAGATAAACATGATAAACATACAATTGATTTAAAACTCTTAGACAATCGCAAACATTGTGAAAAGCATCGTTTGTATTCTGGCTCCTTCGATATTCTCGAAAAATATGGCGTACACAAATATGATAATAGTAAAACCGAGATCCCAGGGCATACTGCTATAGTTTATCTTGACTCCCCATTACTAAAAGCTTGCAACTTGATCGATCTCCCAGGTTATTCTGATCAACCTGATGAAATTTCAAAAGATGTTGACAAAGCTAATAGTGCAACTCAGATTGCAGATATCTTGATCTACACCTCACTTGCAAAAGGTCATATTAATGGTCAAGATATGGATCGACTTAGAAATTTGCTGGGTTTACTACCTACTCCAGAAAATGAATCTCAAAACTTTCCGACTCTAGGTAATCTGTTTATTGTAGCGACACACGCCGATCCAAGTATTTCTAATACTCAGCTTCCTAATATCCTCAATAATGCCTCAGCCAGACTTTATAAAGAACTCAATGAAACTAAAATACAGAAGCGCCAGGAGGTAACAAATCGGGAGATTACCCAGGATGATGTGCAAAAGCGATTTTTTACCTTCTGGACAGAAAGACCCGATCGCTGTCAACGTTTATTTGATGAGTTAACTAAACTACTTACTGAGTATTTTCCTGAATCAATCCAGTGTCGAGTTGATCGAGAAATTAATGCCATCAAAAATGATAATAAACAAAAATATGCTGAACAAATTGAGCAATATCAGCAAACTCTTGCTAATATAGAAGAATCTCGAAACCTCCTTAAAGAAGCCGAGGCTAATGAACCTGCCCGTCAAAAAGAGATGCAGCAAAAGCGCAATTATGTTAGAAAACGCATCAAGGAGTTAGGCGAAGATACCCAAAAAGCATTTCAGAAGTATGCAGAATCAATAATCAATGTAAATTCTATTGAGCAAACTATCCGCAAGAGATATAACAACAAGAAGGAAGCGCAAGAATATTTTGCTGGTTATCTGGTAGATCTTTTACAAAGTAATTTGGAAAGTTTTGTCAGCGCGAATTCAGAAAAATTAAAAGCTGAAATAGATGATTATTTAGAAGGATACCCAGAGCTTAAACTTACCACAAAAGATGGAATAAAAGTCTCTATTCCCTTTGATACAAAAGGAGCTTTTTTAGGTGGAATAGCCGGATTAGGTGCTTATGGTGCTTTAGCAGCTTGGGCAGCAAGTCTTGGTAATCTTGGTGGCTATATTTTGGTAGCAAAATTAGTCAGTCTTTTGTCAGCACTTGGTATTAGTATTGGTGGTGGAACCGCAGCAGTAATTTCCTTTATTGCTGTCATCGGTGGCCCGATCGTTCTAGGAATCGCTTTAGCTGCTGGACTCGCTTCTTTAATATTTCGCTTATTTGGGGAAGATTGGCAGAGTCGTTTAGCAAAACAAATTGTTAAATACTTTGAAGAACAGGATGTTTGTGGAAAGTTCCTAACAGGAAACAAACAGTATTGGCAAGATACAGCTACAGCTTTTGAAAAAGGTGCTGAAGCAGTAGAAACTGACTGGAAAGACTATCTTGATCATCAGCGCGAACTCGTTTCTCCTGATACGGACTCCAGAGAACGCATTGAGGAAATTATTAAAAAACTGGAGGTACTGCAAAATTTTTTCGCCGACATTCCCTGGACAATACAGGGAGAAAGTTAGTTAAAAATTCAAGGAGTTCTCGTCACAAAAAACAACCAAAATAACAATTGATGAGGTATTATATGAAATCCCATTATGAACGCTACAGATGATCCCCCCCAACCCCCCTTAAAAAGAGGGGGGAGATGTGTAGCCAACATTTAAAGATTTCATATTAGATATTAGCGATCGCCCTTAATTTTCCGAAGTGCGATCGCTTTTCTTTTCCCTTCTAAAAATACTCCGTCAAATTCTCAAATTCTCCAACACTTCCCACAACTTTTCCCTGTAACTGAGCTATCCATTCCATGAATTTCGTTCGTGATTCACATATTCTTGAGCATCAATCCCATGCCAAATTTCCTCACCCAATCCTTCTAATTCTAAAATACTACGCTTAGGTTTAGGCTGAAATCGATGGCGAACATATACTAATAATTCAGAAATGAGTCGCAGTTGCTCATCTGGTGAAAGTCTTAGAACCTCAGTCAATACTGTGTTGTAAGTAGACATAAATTCTTGATTAAGATTTTGGGGTTGGTTGTTATTATAGCAATTTAAGATATAGGGAAATGCGATCGCCTCTCATTTTCTGATCAGGTAGGGATAAATAATATTACTATCTAGTAACATTATTTATCCCTACTTGGAAGTGGACGATCTTGACGTAACTCTCGCTGCCATTTCATCGGATCGCTAATATCAGCACAGACATTACTTGCTGCAATTTTTTCTAATATTTCAACTGTTTTTTGGCGGCGAAACTCAGCACTTAGACTTGATCGATCTGCTTGTAAAGTAACGTAAACTCTGACAGGGCGATCGCTCTGTTTGGGAACCTCCCGCGTCCATTCTAAAATGTTTCCCTTCAATATAGTATATATTCTCTGCATACCATCTCTCAACTATTTTTTTACTATTCTAACCCTTGAATGACTGTTTCGTCCCTTTCTTCCCCAAACGGCGATCGCACTCTTATCTTGTCCAAAATGTGATCGCACATTTCTATCTTCTCCAAAATGCGATCGCACCAATAACTAAGCAAAAGTATGTTAATATTTAGGGGGTATAAATCACAAGATTTAACTCCATGACTCAATCACTACCAAAAAAAAGCCCACCTCGCGGCAGAATATTCCCAGAACATACATTATCGCCCGAAGCACTAGCTCGACGCAAAGCTGAACGCGAAGTATTTCATAAGCGTTGTCGAGCAATTTTTGAGCAAGTTCGCCCCGCTCTCATGGCAGAACACTATGGCTGGTATATTGCAATTGAACCTGACAGCGGCGATTATTTCATTAACCAAGATCAAGAAGTAGCTAGTCAAGAAGCACGTCATAAACACCCTGATGCCGTACACTGTATGTTTTGCTTAAATGAAAGTGGAGCTACTGGCAAAATATGATTCAGGGTACTTTTGGAAGTAGGGGTGAACTGTTTTTTGAAATTGATTTGATTGCTGCTGATGGCTTAAATCTAACTGTGGAGGCAATGCTAGATACGGGATTTACAGAATTTCTGGCAATTAATAAACAAGATTTAGAGGGTCTGGATTGGCAATTTGTCCGGCAAAATGAAATGATCACAGCACAAGGAGAAAGCACTTTTGATGTTTATGCTGGCAAAATACTATTAGGTGAACAAGAATTCGATATCCCAGTTTTTGCAGGTGATGAGATTCCCGAAGTTTTACTCGGTTCGAGATGGTTAACAATCTTGCCGTTAGCGGTGAATTTTTTGGCTGGAGTTCTCACATTGGGGTAATAACTGATTCTGTCAATAATACGCAGTTAAGAAGCCTCAAAAATTCTCCCATCCCATTCTACTCTAATTTGCAACTGAAATTCTAAAGCATCGACACGATAGGGCAAAAAACCGCGCCATCTCTTTATAAAAGTATGAGTATCAAATAATAATTTCATCCACCTGCTGTCCAAAATTCTTCGGGTAATGGTGCATCAAAATCATTACTTGTCCATATTTCTCCCTGGTGTAGTCCGGCTATTCGAGGTACATTTTGTTGGGAAATAGGAACTAGACGAGCCAAAGGGTTATTACCATCTGTCAGTAAAATCTCTGTCCCTTCATCAACCAGGTGTAATAATTCTTGCACACTCATTTGTGCGGCACTAATATCTACTGTTTTTTGAACTGTGGTCATATTAAGTCACCATATTGTTACTATTATATCTCAATTGTAGTAAGCCCTTTAGGGCTAGGAGGCGTGAACGCCTTACTACTTTTTAATATTTTCGTTCCTGTAGTAAGCCCTTTAGGGCTAGGAGGCGTGAACGCCTCACTACTTTTTAATATTTTCGTTCCTGTAGTAAGCCCTTTAGGGCTAGGAGGCGTGAACGCCTCACTACTTTTTAATATTTTCGTTCCTGGGGTTCAAATAACGTTATTTTAACGGGACGATATGCTAAATCAATACCCGCAGGGGAATAATACGCTAAGGTATGTTTCAGGAACTGTTCATCATTGCGTTGAGGATAATCTTCTCGACTGTGAGCCCCTCGGCTTTCTTGACGGTTTAAGGCTGACGTTAAAATCAGATTTCCTACTATCATTAAACTTCTTAATTCCAAGGCTTCAATTAATTCTGTATTCCAACATTTGCCTTTATCATCTAAATAAATCTGTTGATAACGATTTTGTAACTCTTGAATTTGACTTAACCCTTCTCGCATCACACTATCATTTCTAAACACACCACAATGAGTGGTCATAGCATCTTGAAAGTCTTGGCGGAGTTGACTAATTCGGCAGTCTCCTGATTGATCTAATAATGATTGTAATTGTTGTTGAGCTTCTTTCAAATAAAGCTGTTCATCAACAGTCGGTAACTTCCGATTTTGCACAAATTCAGCAATAGCCGCCCCCGTTCTTTTGCCATAAACCACACATTCTAATAAGGAATTACTGCCTAAACGATTTGCCCCATGTACCGATACACAAGCCGCTTCTCCCGCCGCAAATAATCCATCCACTAAACTATCTGCACTGCTTAAAACTTGCCCATTAATATTAGTCGGAATTCCCCCCATAGAATAGTGAACTGTTGGACGGACAGGCATGGGTTCAACCACCGCATCAATGCCTAATAAACGGTGAGCTTCTTCCCAACAAAAAGGAATGCGACTCATGATTTTTTCCCGTCCTAAATGTCGCAAATCCAAATAAATATAAGGCCCCCCAGAACTGCCATCGGGGTTAATTCCTCGTCCGGCGCGAATTTCTAAAGTAATAGCGCGAGACGTAATATCTCTGGGTGCTAATTCCATGCGACTTGGGGCATAAGTCGCCATAAATCGTTCCCCATTACTATTAATTAAATAAGCCCCTTCTCCCCGTACCGCTTCAGAAATTAATACCCCTACCGGATATAAACCTGTGGGATGAAACTGTACAAACTCCATATCTTCCAAGGGAACTCCCGCCATCGCCGACATCGCCAACCCGTCCCCTGTTGAGGCGTAGTCATTGGAGGTGGTATTAAACGCCCGACCATAGCCCCCCGTTGCGAACATGACCGCCTTCGCGCGAACAACGGTTAACTGTCCGTCATTGATACGGAACATGACAACGCCCTTGGCCTGTCCCTCTTCCAATATCAACCGCATGACGTACCATTCATCATAGATATGAACGCCATAGCGTCTGAGGTTATTCACCAGTTCGTGTAAAATCGCATGGCCAGTTTTATCGGCGGCGTAGCAGGTGCGGTTGTGGGAATGTCCACCAAAGGCGCGTTGAGCAATACGGCCATCGGGAAGGCGAGAAAATAAGACTCCCAAATGTTCTAAATCAATAATGACATCCGGGGCTTCTTTGGCTAAAATTTCCACCGCATCTTGGTCAGCGAGATAGTCTGAACCCTTGACCGTATCGAAAGCATGGGCTTCCCAACTATCGCTTTCATCGATATTTTTTAATGTAGCGGCGATACCCCCTTGGGCTGCGACGGAATGGGAACGAATGGGGTGAGTTTTCGCAACAACGGCTATATTTAAACTGGGGTTAGTGCGGGCAATTTCTACCGCCGCCCGACAGCCAGCCAACCCGCCCCCAACAATAATCACATCATGTTCTAGCATCTTAATCAGTTATCAGTTGTCAGTTATCAGTTATCAGTTATTAGTTATTAGTTATCAGCTATTAGTTATTAGTTATAGGTCTGTAAGGGTGGGGGAACCCCGCCCCTACTGGTATAGCTCTTACACTGATAACTGATTACTGTATGAGTTGAATTTATTCTAACTCGCCACTGGCACCGTTTAAGAACTGGGAAGTTCAGCGCGGCTCGGTTCGTCTTCAATGGATGGGTCTACAGATAGAATTTCGATATGGTTAAATAAAGTGGTGACAAATGCAAAGAGTAAGAAAGGTAAAGACAGCACAACAATTAAGCCCACCGTTGCTAACGCATAAATTTGACGGGTTGTACTCCACAGTGCTAATGAAGTCGCTAAGGCGATAAAGATGACAATTAGCCAGACGATAATTTGGCTATAGATATCGCCATAGGTAAGTGTGCATCGAATACGATACTTTTTCAGATCTTGCATTGGCCCTCTCTCGTAATATTCCTTTAAACTTCTAGGTTAAAGGGTTGATTCAATTTTGGAAAAATTTTAAACATTTTAATAAGAGTTGTAATTTAACTTTACGTTTGGTCATACTTCAGCAGGCTGCAAACCGGATAAAACTCTCAATTGTTGATTTTTTCAGGAATTCTTAACATTGATTGTTCAGCATTAACCCTCTTAGGGAATAGCTATAGCGCTACGCATTACGGTTAGGACATTTTTAAACTCTAAAACCCTTTCACTTCTTACTGTTCCCTGTTCCCTGTTCCCTGTTCCCTCGCGCGTAGCGCTATAAAAGCGATTTGAGAGACTCTTCCGCACCCTAAACCTGTCTTTTATCTCCTTTCTCCAAAATCAGGGAAGGGGTGAATACTCTAATCATCTGACCTAAAAAATAATAAATTTGGTAATGCTAACCCCAC encodes the following:
- a CDS encoding PAS domain S-box protein: MNQGGKISQFEDILAKGGEIGKLLSAIDWNVTSLGSISTWPQSLRTALNISLTSPLPMIVFWGENFIQLYNDAYCLLWKILDPKLSLGQPASEVEGELWNYIYPCLQTVFTTGETTQIFNQPLQIEQDGDVKTCYFSFTSSPIWTETGSIGGIFTTVTETTLELVNTPSQENDTQRKNLLQQLETERARLEAVLQQMPAGVLLADGKSGQLILANKQVSQIIGYSYETESKLEEYDQIVDFEGFRANGQRYAPDEWPLMRSLSTGEIVTAEEIRLERTDGNQVFISVNSAPIRDQQGDIVAAVAIFQNITQGKRVEQDLKESQILFEGFMRHIPAIAYIKDEQGRYIYANWVATQLVDTSLENIIGKTDFELFPEIASQFQQHDQAVLSSAQAAEFLECITRNGVEFYGMSFKFPITDAAGRRLLGGMSFDITERKRLEDALRVSEAKFKRLVDANIIGVIVCNLDKIVEANDVFLQMVGYTREQLIAGEISWLNLTPPEYLDVDEQGLEELRNTGKCPPFEKEYIHSSGSRVPILIGATLLEENPLTWLCFVLDLTELKQTEIEREELLKRERTVREEAEAANRIKDEFLAVLSHELRSPLNPILGWASLLRTGKINEETTHRALEIIERNAKLQAQLIEDLLDVSRILRGKLALSTFPVHLDNAIHAALETVQLAADAKEIGLYTHLEPNVRPVLGDLGRLQQIIWNLVSNAVKFTDPGGRVDIYLETVNNQGQVRVQDTGQGITPDFLPHVFDYFRQADSTTTRQFGGLGLGLAIVRYLTELHGGMVWAESPGDGQGATFTVRLPLMMEGEETDFDGELILDVIDLTGIKILAIDDEADMRELVAFFLEEAGASVQLAASAQEALLLLNESLPDVMICDIGMPDVNGYMLMSEIRSKPLEKGGKIPAIALTAYAGETNQKKALTAGFQMHLSKPVEPDKLVAAIAKLLKQTKLKSRESQWIVPQNNIDGI
- a CDS encoding aspartyl protease, yielding MIQGTFGSRGELFFEIDLIAADGLNLTVEAMLDTGFTEFLAINKQDLEGLDWQFVRQNEMITAQGESTFDVYAGKILLGEQEFDIPVFAGDEIPEVLLGSRWLTILPLAVNFLAGVLTLG
- a CDS encoding succinate dehydrogenase/fumarate reductase flavoprotein subunit, encoding MLEHDVIIVGGGLAGCRAAVEIARTNPSLNIAVVAKTHPIRSHSVAAQGGIAATLKNIDESDSWEAHAFDTVKGSDYLADQDAVEILAKEAPDVIIDLEHLGVLFSRLPDGRIAQRAFGGHSHNRTCYAADKTGHAILHELVNNLRRYGVHIYDEWYVMRLILEEGQAKGVVMFRINDGQLTVVRAKAVMFATGGYGRAFNTTSNDYASTGDGLAMSAMAGVPLEDMEFVQFHPTGLYPVGVLISEAVRGEGAYLINSNGERFMATYAPSRMELAPRDITSRAITLEIRAGRGINPDGSSGGPYIYLDLRHLGREKIMSRIPFCWEEAHRLLGIDAVVEPMPVRPTVHYSMGGIPTNINGQVLSSADSLVDGLFAAGEAACVSVHGANRLGSNSLLECVVYGKRTGAAIAEFVQNRKLPTVDEQLYLKEAQQQLQSLLDQSGDCRISQLRQDFQDAMTTHCGVFRNDSVMREGLSQIQELQNRYQQIYLDDKGKCWNTELIEALELRSLMIVGNLILTSALNRQESRGAHSREDYPQRNDEQFLKHTLAYYSPAGIDLAYRPVKITLFEPQERKY
- a CDS encoding dynamin family protein; the encoded protein is MNINFRRYREQQGMSQEEVASRLGISVDNVRLGEKFPAKVSMGLAMKWLQVLGVDLATAMSEETPPLPGIEPGFPYAELYRRLNLLNQYIYETPPLDEFEFPTNPKLPLPNDVLTQIQDYYQKPNVVLTGGFDTGKSHLANSLLGSKNLPESYQPATKLITIIRHLGNRPHWFNSDVWIIDEDFWLDKHDKHTIDLKLLDNRKHCEKHRLYSGSFDILEKYGVHKYDNSKTEIPGHTAIVYLDSPLLKACNLIDLPGYSDQPDEISKDVDKANSATQIADILIYTSLAKGHINGQDMDRLRNLLGLLPTPENESQNFPTLGNLFIVATHADPSISNTQLPNILNNASARLYKELNETKIQKRQEVTNREITQDDVQKRFFTFWTERPDRCQRLFDELTKLLTEYFPESIQCRVDREINAIKNDNKQKYAEQIEQYQQTLANIEESRNLLKEAEANEPARQKEMQQKRNYVRKRIKELGEDTQKAFQKYAESIINVNSIEQTIRKRYNNKKEAQEYFAGYLVDLLQSNLESFVSANSEKLKAEIDDYLEGYPELKLTTKDGIKVSIPFDTKGAFLGGIAGLGAYGALAAWAASLGNLGGYILVAKLVSLLSALGISIGGGTAAVISFIAVIGGPIVLGIALAAGLASLIFRLFGEDWQSRLAKQIVKYFEEQDVCGKFLTGNKQYWQDTATAFEKGAEAVETDWKDYLDHQRELVSPDTDSRERIEEIIKKLEVLQNFFADIPWTIQGES
- a CDS encoding GNAT family N-acetyltransferase, yielding MGFWKNLFSSSDSSSSFSQIAEYEAYEVGGEESVFLNSRPSSNNNGRIFFSTDRDIDLYELEELCSAVGWSRRPLRKVKKAIQYSFLVVSMWQIRGNQRRLIGFARATSDHAFNATLWDVVVHPDFQSKGLGKALMKFIIKKLRSDDISNITLFADPHVVDFYRNLGFISDPEGIKGMFWYPD
- a CDS encoding type II toxin-antitoxin system Phd/YefM family antitoxin — encoded protein: MTTVQKTVDISAAQMSVQELLHLVDEGTEILLTDGNNPLARLVPISQQNVPRIAGLHQGEIWTSNDFDAPLPEEFWTAGG